The region CGCCGACACCATCGCCATTACTATCCATAAAGCTCTTGGGGTAGATTTGGTAAATAACTTTATTCTCTAAATGATTCACGTGAAACATCTCCTTTACATTGATATATTACAATAATTTATTCTTCTCTAAGAGGGCGACGATGCGTAATACTTCGCTAACGCTCCAGCCTTGGGCAAAGCACCCGCGCGATTGGGTGGGGTTGGCACCGTCGTAGATTTCGGCAATATGCCCGATACATCCTTCTTGGAGGGCGTGGCGTTGAAGGGAGATCTCTTGAATGAAGTGCTGGAGGATAGGGTCGTCTTTGGGTAGATAGCGTAAGAGCGCATCGCCATAAATACCGGTGAGGAAGGGCCAAATTGTGCCTTGATGGTAGGCCATATCGCGGTCGTGGTGAGAGCCTTGGTGTTGGCTTTTGAATTGTGGATCATCAGGGCTGAGGGTACGTAACCCCAAGAGCGTCCATAGCGATCGATCGATGCGATAGAGCGTGGCGCGCGCGATCTCTTCGTCTACGAGGGGAAAAGGCAACGCGAGGGCAAAGAGCTGGTTGGGGCGTAGTTGCTCATTGACCGTGCCATCTTCGGCGACGTAATCGGCAAGGTAACCGCGTAAAGGCGACCAAAACGTCTTGATAAAGGATTTTTGCACGTGTTGAATAGTAACAGCCAAGAGTGCATCGTAACGATCGAGAAGCTTGTAAAATTCCTGTAAAATCATTAAGGAGTTGTACCACATCGCATTAATCTCCACGGCAAAGCCTTGACGCGCGGTTGGCAAAATGCCTTGATAATTGACATCCATCCACGTCAATTGATCCTCGCCACTGCCCCCAGCAATAAGATGATTGCTACGCATGCCAATCTGATAATCGGTGCCTTTTTGGTAGTGGATAACAATACTTTCGATCACCTCAAGCAATTCATCGCGGATAAAGCGCAAATCCTCGGTGGCTTGATAGTAGTAATATGCGCTGATAATGAAGAGCAACGCCCCATCGATGGTATTATAGCGACTCTCCCCACTTTTGGGATCAAAGAGATTGGGGATAAGCCCGCGCCGTTCATAGCGCGCAAACGATCGCAAGAGGCTCTTCATCTCGATAAAGCGCCCCGTGGTTAGCAACGCACCCCAGCTGGCAATCATGCTGTCGCGTCCCCAATCAGCAAAAAAAGGATAGCCTGCAATGATCGAGGTTTCGTCTTGATCTTTCTTTATAATATAAGCATCGCTGGCGAGGACGAGTTGATGCGCGAGATCGCTCTGTAGGGCGCTTGCTTTGAGTAGATCATTAAGACGCGAAATTTCGTTCTCGATCATCACATCAGGATGAAGCATAGGATCTTCATTCAAGGCAAACACGACAAAAAATTCGGCTTGTGGCGCGCTGGTTTGGTAGCGAATTTCATGAAATACCGCATCAAACGTCGTCGCTGGTCGCCCATCACGCGCATCATAGGCAAAGTAGAGGGGCGAAGCCCATTGGGCAGGTAGGGTAATTTCTTTGCCGTTGTGGTGAAGATTTAGGAGTAAATCATTGTGAACAAGCGATTTGGGCGTATATCGATAGGCTGAAAGATCATTATGGGCAAGCAGTTGGTTCTTATCTCGCATGGTGTAGTGCGGAGTAAGTTCGAGTTGGATAGGCATTTGCATCGGATTTTCCACGCGGTAACGTACCAAGAGTTGATTCTTGCCATGGGGCATACAGAGCTCCTTGGTGATGGTAACGCCATGGCTACGGTAGGTAAAGGTAGGCAGGTGCGTCTGATTAAAGTGATGAAACGAGGCAAAACCATCTTCACTCTCAAAAGGATTGACACAAGATTGGCTTTGTAGCCTGCACTGCTGGCCATCGATGGTGAGTTGCTCTTGGAGTCGACGCACCAAGAGATAGCGTTGAGTTGGATTTTCGATGCTCGCCATAAAGAGCGCATGGTCGCCACGGGTGGCAGAGCCAGCAAGGGTTAGGCTAGAGTATCCACCTAAACCATTGGTAACTAAATAATTAAAACGCTCTAAATCGGGCAGAGATGTCGCGTTAATTTTGGTAAGTGTGATGCTCATGGGAGCCTCCTTGGGGTAATGATTTATGTTATTCTTATATGTTTAAGATAAAGAAAACGATTTTTTCTTCATATGCTCTCATCTCATTTAGCGAATTTGTTGATGATATAGGGCAAAGAGGTTGGCGAGAAAATCAGTTGGCGAAGGTTCATTAGCAGAAAATCGCCCGATCTCGTTTATGTGAAATCCACCGTTGAGATCGGGTTGAATGGAGAGAAAGAGGGTGGTGGGATCTTCGTTTTCTTGGGAGAGGATAAAGAGGTAAGCGAGGGGTTGATTGAGGAGAAGGCTAATCACCGCATCGCGCGCATGGACGCTGTCGAGGAACTTAAAGGTGTGTTCGGGATTTTCTTGCGCGAGGGAGTCAAGAATTTCCTGCGCCATCGCTTTGATTTCGGGGCGCGAGCTATAGAGATAGCGAAGATTGCTTTGGGGGATGCTCTGCTGGAGATGATTGAATTGTTGAATAAATTCGGCATGTGGAAGGCTAAATAACGATGTTTCGAGCGCTTGTGCTTGTTGTTGGAGCGGAGAAAAATCGAGGGTATCGAGCCAAAATTTTTGCTGTTCTTGAAAAAAATCGGCATTAAAGGGGCGATTCCCCACCTTATGCCAGAGGATGAAGGCACCTATCACCAAAAAGAGCGCGGACGTAAATAGCATAATGGCGCTCTCGCGTTTGAAACGATTGATTACGAGCATAAAAACTCCTGCTTTTGGGGACACCTAGGCGCATCGTCGATCTTCATATATAATTATTATATAGCAGGTTTAGCAAAATCGCAAGCAAAAAATGCAAGATAAAACCATCCATCAGCAGGCAAGGAGAGAAATGGCTAATGAGATACGACTGATGGATGGTAGGTGTGATTTAATATCGATAGGTTTCGTGGTTGAATTTAATCGATTCTTGGGTGTTGATGTCGAAGAGGTGAAGGAAGTTGGTGTCGAGAACCAACTGAATTTTTTGGTCAACGGCGATATCCACATTTGGAGCGATGCTCGCAACAAAGACTTTACCGGGTTCAGGTTCAAAGTAGATCATCAAACTATCGCCAAGGTACTCGATATTAACGACTGTAACTGAAATAACTGCTTCGGGGAAGTGATGCTCGTAGGTCGTGCCGTGTTTGATATCACCAGAACGAACGCCTAGTGTGATGCGTTTACCATTGTAGCCCTTCTTTTCGAGGAGTTGGATGTCATGCGGGGAGAGCTTAATGGAAAATCCTTTGCAGGAAAAGATTCCATCTTTGTAGTCGCCCTGTACGGTTGCCATAGGAGGCATGCCCATAAAGGTGGCGACAAAGAGATTGCGCGGAGTTTCATAGAGTTCTCTAGGGCTACCAATCTGCTGGATTTCCCCCATCGACATCAGCACGATACGATCGGCCATGGTCATTGCTTCAACTTGGTCGTGGGTTACGTAGATGGTGATAGCCCCTTTCGCGCGGTGCATACGTGCGATTTCGGTGCGCGTGGTGGTGCGAAGTTTGGCATCGAGGTTACTAAGGGGTTCGTCCATAAGGTAGATTTTAGGGGTACGGATCATGGCACGTCCGAGCGCGACGCGCTGGCGTTGACCACCAGAGAGCGCCTTTGGTTTACGGTCGAGATACTCGGTGATGCCCACCACTTGCGCAATGGCATCGACCCGCTCTTTGATGTCATTCTTTTCAAAACGACGAAGCTTGAGTCCGTAACCGATATTGTCGCGCACGCTCATGTGGGGATAGAGCGCGTAGGATTGGAAGACCATGGCGATGTCGCGATCTTTGGAGGACATCTCATTAACGCGTACGCCATCAATGAGGAAGTCGCCTTCTGAGATATCTTCAAGCCCGGCGATCATACGCAAGGTGGTCGATTTTCCACAGCCCGATGGTCCGACAAACACGATAAATTCGCCGTCATTAATGGTAAGATTAAAATCCTTAACGGCATAAGCATCCGAGTGGGGGTACTTCTTTTTGACATGGCGTAATTCAATTTTACTCATATGAAATTATCCTTTTACTCCGCCGGCGGTGAGACCACCAACGATATATTTTTGGAATACAAAGAAGAGCACTACCGGCGGTAATGCGGCTAAAATTGCTCCTGCGGCAAAGACATTGGGCGTGGAATTTTTAAAGTCAGTCACCAAGCTCTTGAGACCAAGCGCCAAGGTGGTGTCTTTACTATGCAAGGAGGCGAGCAAGAAGTTGGGCATAATAACATCACCCACGGGGGCTAAGAAGCTAAAGATACCCAATACGATGATCATCGGGACAACCAAAGGCAGGAGAATATCTTTAAAAATTTGAATGTGTGATGCGCCGTCGATCTTGGCAGATTCATCCAAATCGCGCGGAATGGAGTCGTAATATCCCTTCATAATGATAGAATTCATCGTGGTGCCACCGGTGATATAGACGAAACTCATAAAAATATAGGTCGCCAAGACGGGGTTAGCTGATTGATAGATACCAATAGAGCTAGCAATCGCATATAGGGCAATGAGCGCGCTTCCCGAGGGGATAATCTGAATGATCAAGAGCGAAATGAGTGCGGGTTTACGGGTTCGATAGCGATAGCGAGAGTAGATAAATCCAGAGATAGTAACGATAATCAGCGAGCCAAACATTGAGGCGAGGGAGGTAAAGAAGGTGTTTCGATACCAAGACCAATAGGCCGTCTGCTCGTTGAGGTGTTTAAAGTTACCCGTCCAGGTGAAATTCTCGGGGATAATCTTGGTAGAGAAGAGCGTATTTTGCGCATTAAAGGCGCTCATCACCGTAATAAAGAGCGGAAAGAGAATTAAAATCGTCATGAACAGAAGGATGGCATAACTCACGATAATGCCGCCCCACTTCATCAGTTTAAATTTATTGATCATTTACATAACCTCCTCATTTTTGAATGCGCCAGTCTTGAGCCAAGAGAATAGCACGATGACACCGACGATGGTACTGACAATCAAGGTAAAGACGGCAGCCTCATTAAAGCGGGATTTCATCATCAATTGGAAGCCCAAAGAGGCGATGGTCTCTAGCGGCCCGTACTCTGCACCAATCGGCTTAACCACAGACTCTGTAAGCATATAGATAATGACGACGTTGTTAAAGTTAAAGGTAAATTGGGTAATAAAGACCGGTGCGACACTAATCAAAATTAACGGTAAGGTAATTTGAAAGAAGTTGGTAAAGGCATTACCGCCATCGATGCTACTGGCCTCATAGAGGTCGGCAGGAATGGTTTGAAGCACGCCCGTAACCAGAATAAAGACGTAGGGAAAGCCCAGCCAACCTTGAATCAAAATAATGGTGATCTTGGCAAGCTCTGGCACAATCAAAAAGCCAATGGCTCTATCCATGTCGTAGGCTTGTCCGGTGAGAAAGGGCAAAACGATGCTATTCATGCCACCAAGTTTGGAGAAGAAGTATTGGAAGATCAGGATGGTTAAGAAGGCAGGCACCGCCCATGGCAGGATAAAGACAGTACGAAAGAAGGTCTTGCCTTTGATATACTTGTTGTTGGCGATAACGGCGAGAATGGTGCCTAGCGCGATAACGAGGATGGAAGAGGAGAAGGTCCAGACCACTGTCCAACTCAAGGTGTCACGAAAGAGCGCACTCATACGGTCGTCGGTAAAGAGCCTCGCGAAATTCTCCAAACCTCGCCACTCAATAAGGAAGGCAGGCGGAAGAATCGGCATGCGGTAGTTGGTGAAGGCCACGATAATCGAGAGGATAGAGGGGATAATAATGAAGGTGATGATCAAGAGGAATTTAGGTAGGGTTACCAGATTGGGCATTAGCTCGCCAGAGACGGCTTTGAAACTCTCTTTAATGGAGACGGCTTTACCAAATTCAGCGATTTCTCGCGCCATTTTGCGCGCATTGAGTGCGAAGGTATAGTGAATGAGAGCAAAAACCACCAAGAGTATCGTGCCGACCACCGCTCCCAGCAGGATGATGAAGGAGTCGTTGACATAAGGCTCGGCACCGATGGTGATAGATCCATTGGGTTGCTTTACCGCCAGCAACGAGAAGGTGGGGATAATAAATTGCACGATGGTAAGGATTTCCATTAGGAATAAGAGGATACCACCAATCCCTATACCCCAACGCTTAAGGAGTATGTGTCCACTACCGGGCAAAATTAATGAACTCAAAAAAACACTCTTATGTTTCATGTGAAACATCCTTTTTATCCATACAACATAGGTTGCGTAGGAATTGATTTTTTTTGTAAGATAGATGGCTATTATCTCTTTGTGAGATAAAGAATAAGATGCTTATGCGTCTATCTTTTGTATAGACGCATAAGGGGTAAAATCTTAACGACGATTTACATCTTCAATGTCGCGTGCAATACGATTTTGTGCTGCTTCGAGAGCGGCTTGTGGGTTTTCGCCGTTGGCAATTTGCTTAAGGGCATCAGCCATGGGTTCCCAAATTGTTTTAAATGCAGGAAGGTTGGGCATAGATTGTCCAGTAGAGGTCGCAATAAAGGCAATCTCTTGGAGAGATCCTTCGGGATATACTACGCCAGTATGAGGTGCAACTTCGTCGGTCATTTCGTACCAAACTTGTGCATGTTCTTTTGTTGCCAAGAATTGAAGGAACTTTTGTGCCATCTCTTTGTTACGGCTAAAGGCATTTAGACCCATACCTTTGGTGCCAACAAGCGCTTGGTAGGGGTGAGATCCATCCCAGCTAGGAATAGGAGCTACACCTGCATTTACACCGGCAGCAGCAATGTCGGCAAGTGCCCAAGGTCCATTGATGATGTAATTTACGTCGCCGTCGGCGAGGGCTTTCATCATTACGTCGTAGGAGATGGTATCATCACGCATGAGCGTCCAGTGAGAAACACCACTACCGTAGAGAGATTGAATGGCACGTCCGGCTTCGATAGCACCACTATTGGCAAGTCCTAAGTCATTCTCGTCGTTGCCAAAGATGTATCCGCCTTTGGTGGAGAGCATACCGGCTGCGTGGTAGAAGTCGGTAAATTTAGCTGCCCAGTCGCTGGGGTTGAGCTGAGAGAGATAGGTGGGTGCACCAGCAACCTTATCTTTGTTGTAGATAAGCAGGGTGGTGTCGGTAGACATAGGCACAAAGTAGAGTTGATTCTGATAGGTTCCCGCCATGCGAGCGTTATCGGTGTAGCCACTGATATTAAAACTCATCGCTTCGATGAGGCGTTGCTCGGAGAGATCGCCTACGCGGTCGTTGACGATCATAAAGATATCAGCGGAGTTACCACGCTGTATGGCGAGGTTGTCTAATACGTCGAACATTTTTACGCCAACGATCTCAAAATCTACTTCATGGTTACGTTGAAAATCTTGCGTGATGCGCTCAAAGTAAGGCACGTAACTCTCTTCTACGGCGATTTGTAATTTGGCGCGCCCACCGCCTGTTGCATTATTATTGGCTTTCGGACATGAGACCAACAATAGAGCTAGCGCGAGTAAAAATAGAACTTTTTTCATTTTAAACAACTCCTTTCCTCTTCTTCATCAAGAAAATGTTGATGAAGATACTGCAATAAAATAATATGAAAATAATTATGATACTTTCATCTAATTAATTATAGCACGACTATAGAAGGATTTGTCAACAAAAAAAGATAAAAAAGCGTATAAAAGGTTACTCGATCTCCTCTTTTTGTTCAAAGTGCATGGCTTGTTCGATCTCTTTGCCTAGGAAGTAGGAGATAAAGGTGCGCATGAGGATGACGGCAGCGAGGATGATGATCTCTTGACTGGAGGGGTGGGCGATGGTGGCGATGATGTCGGCGGCGATGAGGAATTCAAGGCTCAAGAGGATATAGGAGCCTAGATAGGCGCGCACTTTTTGACGTTCGGCCATTTTATGCGAGAGCTTAAGCTTCTTAAATTCGATGTGGATAAGGCGTAATCCACTACGAAAGACGCCGTAAATAAGAATAATTACGGATACGGCATTCATGGCGTAGGTGGAAATGTCTAAAATATGTTCGTAAATCATAAAAAAAATCTCCTTAATATCATATTCCTTAGTCATAGAATACATATATTAAGAAGAAAAGACAAGCACGATACACCTTATTGCAAAGAGAACATAGCATTATTCTCCCATCACAAAGGTTATATTTTCGAATGTATCCCAGTTGATTTGGCGAACAAAGTAGATGTATCGGCTGGGATAGACGCTTGTACGCACGGCAAAGAGCAGATGAAATTCCTCTTGGGCATCAATGTTTAGTTTAGGGAAGAGTCTATTGAGATCGGCGACATCCTTATTTTGCACCGACCACGCGGTAAAGTCGTATAATACTTCATCCCCTCTTAACAATGGGGTACGATCGAGACGTAACGTTCCATCTTGTTGGGCTACACTCACCGTCGGATGGGTAACATCGGTAAAGTCTAGGTGTATTAGCGCATCATCTAAAAAGATAAAGTGCCCTGGAGAATTGGGGATGTCTAAATAGTTAAAGCTTCCATAGGCGTTGGTGTCGCTCCAGCCCTCGATGGTGGGGATGTACTGCTGGGGATTCTCTTTAAAGTCTTGTGCCACTCTTTTGGGAATAATGAGGTAGCGAAGATAAAATTTCGTGTTTGGTTTAAAGATGAGCAAGACATCTTCTGGAAAGAAAGGTCTCTGGATGGTGAGAGTGAAATCACTTGGCGTAGGATTTCCTGGTGAGCCTTCTGGATTTGGTGTGGGTACGGGTAATAATGGGTTCTCCGGTGTGGGAGGATTGATGGCGGGTTTACAGCTGATGCATAGGGCGGTTAGCATTAAGAGCAACCAGCATTGCTTATTGTTCATAAAAGATCTCCTTTTTATTTTTTCATTTTTTTAATAGTAAGAGGAGAGTAAGAAGAAAAATAAGTCAACCTAAGGGTGCGAGTTATAACCGTGTTAGGTTGACAAAAATGAGCATGCAATACAATGATATAGAGCCTGATGGTTAATCTTGCATGGTGTATACGAACTGATCCAAATTGTCGAGGTTGACGGGATGGTCATAGAAGTAGTAGGGCGCAAGCTTGGTTGAGGGCTCATGAAAGCTTAGGAGCAGCAGCAGATGGAATGTCTCTCCAGCGTGAACCGCTAAATGGGGAAAGGCTTCGTTTAAATACCTTACATCGCTATCTTGAAGCGACCAAGGTTCCTCGAACGATTTTTCAAAACTTGCTCTGCGTAGGGGTGCATCGGTAACGTTATTGATATCGTTGGCAGAATAGAAGTGTTTGTAGGAGAGCGTTGGCGCATTACGGTTGGTGAAATCGAAGCGAATGAGGCGTAAGTGGGAGCGGTAAAAGTAGTCTGAAGGGACTTTGCTGTTTTGCAAGAAGTAATTAGCATTCGACCTACTGATGTTAGAATGAGACCTACTGATGTTGAGGAAATTTGTCGCGCCAAAGATACCTCCTCGTCTCCACGTGCTTAATGTAGGGGCGAATCTTTGTGGATTAGCACGAAATGATGCTAGTTTAGATGTTGGGATCAACATGTAGCTTAGTGCAATAGAGGTTTTCGGTCTCTCTAATCTTCTAATCTTGTCGTAAACAGCTGGCAATAAAAAGGGATCTTTGATGCTTACTGCGATGGGAATGATTGGTGTGGGCCTTGGTTGAGGTGCAGGTGCTGTAGGTGGCGCAACGACTTGTGGGGCGTTCTCCGATGCTGGTGGATTCGTCTCGGGCGTTATGGGGGCAGGTTGAGGTGCAGGTGCTGTAGGTGGCGCAACGACTTGTGGGGCGCTCTCCGATGCTGGTGGATTCGTCTCGGGCGTTATGGGGGCAGGTTGAGGTGCAGGTGCTGTAGGTGGCGCAACGACTTGTGGGGCGCTCTCCGATGCTGGTGGATTCGTCTCGGGCGTTATGGGGGCAGGTTGAGGTGCAGGTGCTGTAGGTGGCGCAACGACTTGTGGGGCGCTCTCCGATGCTGGTGGATTCGTCTCGGGCGTTATGGGGGCAGGTTGAGGTGCAGGCGCTGTAGGTGGCGCAACGACTTGTGGGGCGCTCTCCGATGCTGGTGAATTCGTCTCGGGAGTTCTGGGGATAGGTTGTGGTTCTGGGGTCTGCAGTGGATTTGTTGTTTGCGCTGGCGAGGTAGACTCTGGGATAATTTCGGGTTCTTGGCTTGAAGGTGAAACGCTTTCTTGATTAAGAAGAGCTTCTTCTTGGTTGGCTGAGTCAGAAGGAGCACTATGCGCTGGCGGGATAATTTCGGGTTCTTGGCTTGAAGGTAGAACGCTTTCCTGATTAAGAAGAGTTTCTTCTTGGTTGGCTGAGTCAGAAGGAGCACTATGCGCTGGCGGGATAATTTCGGGTTCTTGGCTTGAAGGTAGAACGCTTTCTTGATTAAGAAGGGTTTCCTCTTGGTTGGCTGAGTCAGAAGGAGCACTACGCGTTGGCGGATTGGTTTCTGCTGATGGGGGAGAAATGCTCTCTTGCGTAGGTGGATCGGTGGGGGCGGGAATGGCTTGGCTTGGTGGATCCTCTGGCGCTGGAGGAGGAGTATGTGGTTTACAGGCGATAGCTAGCCACATTGCGCAGATAAATAATAATGTTTTGTTTTTCATAAAAAACCTCCTGTTTATTCCTTATAACACAAAGAATAAGCTTTTTGAAAGATAAAGTCAACCCAATAGTTGCAAAAAGAGCAACTATTAGGTTGAGAAAAAGTAACGAGATAAAACGAGGAGGTTATTCGCTCATGGTGTATTGGAATTTTTCTAGATTATGCATGTTAATGGTGTAGGTATAGTAAGATCCTCCATCTACCACACGCAGAAGAACCAACAGGCAGAATTTTTCTTCGGGTTGTGGGGCTAAATCTGGAAAGGTTGTGTTAAGGGAGTCAATATCCCCATTTGATGGCGACCATGGATCGGATAAAGGTATCTCGAAATCTGCTCTTTTTAGCAGTTCATTGGTAACAGTGGGAATGCCTATCCCATTATAGGAAATCGTGGGGGCATTAAGATTGGTAAAATTGAGGCGTAGCCAGCGTAGGTTTGGTGTGAGGAATTCATCGGGTTGATTTGGTGCGTGTTTAAAGTAGTTCCAGCCACTTAGGCTTCCACCAA is a window of Entomospira culicis DNA encoding:
- a CDS encoding amylo-alpha-1,6-glucosidase, which codes for MSITLTKINATSLPDLERFNYLVTNGLGGYSSLTLAGSATRGDHALFMASIENPTQRYLLVRRLQEQLTIDGQQCRLQSQSCVNPFESEDGFASFHHFNQTHLPTFTYRSHGVTITKELCMPHGKNQLLVRYRVENPMQMPIQLELTPHYTMRDKNQLLAHNDLSAYRYTPKSLVHNDLLLNLHHNGKEITLPAQWASPLYFAYDARDGRPATTFDAVFHEIRYQTSAPQAEFFVVFALNEDPMLHPDVMIENEISRLNDLLKASALQSDLAHQLVLASDAYIIKKDQDETSIIAGYPFFADWGRDSMIASWGALLTTGRFIEMKSLLRSFARYERRGLIPNLFDPKSGESRYNTIDGALLFIISAYYYYQATEDLRFIRDELLEVIESIVIHYQKGTDYQIGMRSNHLIAGGSGEDQLTWMDVNYQGILPTARQGFAVEINAMWYNSLMILQEFYKLLDRYDALLAVTIQHVQKSFIKTFWSPLRGYLADYVAEDGTVNEQLRPNQLFALALPFPLVDEEIARATLYRIDRSLWTLLGLRTLSPDDPQFKSQHQGSHHDRDMAYHQGTIWPFLTGIYGDALLRYLPKDDPILQHFIQEISLQRHALQEGCIGHIAEIYDGANPTQSRGCFAQGWSVSEVLRIVALLEKNKLL
- a CDS encoding ABC transporter ATP-binding protein, with amino-acid sequence MSKIELRHVKKKYPHSDAYAVKDFNLTINDGEFIVFVGPSGCGKSTTLRMIAGLEDISEGDFLIDGVRVNEMSSKDRDIAMVFQSYALYPHMSVRDNIGYGLKLRRFEKNDIKERVDAIAQVVGITEYLDRKPKALSGGQRQRVALGRAMIRTPKIYLMDEPLSNLDAKLRTTTRTEIARMHRAKGAITIYVTHDQVEAMTMADRIVLMSMGEIQQIGSPRELYETPRNLFVATFMGMPPMATVQGDYKDGIFSCKGFSIKLSPHDIQLLEKKGYNGKRITLGVRSGDIKHGTTYEHHFPEAVISVTVVNIEYLGDSLMIYFEPEPGKVFVASIAPNVDIAVDQKIQLVLDTNFLHLFDINTQESIKFNHETYRY
- a CDS encoding sugar ABC transporter permease gives rise to the protein MINKFKLMKWGGIIVSYAILLFMTILILFPLFITVMSAFNAQNTLFSTKIIPENFTWTGNFKHLNEQTAYWSWYRNTFFTSLASMFGSLIIVTISGFIYSRYRYRTRKPALISLLIIQIIPSGSALIALYAIASSIGIYQSANPVLATYIFMSFVYITGGTTMNSIIMKGYYDSIPRDLDESAKIDGASHIQIFKDILLPLVVPMIIVLGIFSFLAPVGDVIMPNFLLASLHSKDTTLALGLKSLVTDFKNSTPNVFAAGAILAALPPVVLFFVFQKYIVGGLTAGGVKG
- a CDS encoding ABC transporter permease subunit, encoding MKHKSVFLSSLILPGSGHILLKRWGIGIGGILLFLMEILTIVQFIIPTFSLLAVKQPNGSITIGAEPYVNDSFIILLGAVVGTILLVVFALIHYTFALNARKMAREIAEFGKAVSIKESFKAVSGELMPNLVTLPKFLLIITFIIIPSILSIIVAFTNYRMPILPPAFLIEWRGLENFARLFTDDRMSALFRDTLSWTVVWTFSSSILVIALGTILAVIANNKYIKGKTFFRTVFILPWAVPAFLTILIFQYFFSKLGGMNSIVLPFLTGQAYDMDRAIGFLIVPELAKITIILIQGWLGFPYVFILVTGVLQTIPADLYEASSIDGGNAFTNFFQITLPLILISVAPVFITQFTFNFNNVVIIYMLTESVVKPIGAEYGPLETIASLGFQLMMKSRFNEAAVFTLIVSTIVGVIVLFSWLKTGAFKNEEVM
- a CDS encoding sugar ABC transporter substrate-binding protein, with product MKKVLFLLALALLLVSCPKANNNATGGGRAKLQIAVEESYVPYFERITQDFQRNHEVDFEIVGVKMFDVLDNLAIQRGNSADIFMIVNDRVGDLSEQRLIEAMSFNISGYTDNARMAGTYQNQLYFVPMSTDTTLLIYNKDKVAGAPTYLSQLNPSDWAAKFTDFYHAAGMLSTKGGYIFGNDENDLGLANSGAIEAGRAIQSLYGSGVSHWTLMRDDTISYDVMMKALADGDVNYIINGPWALADIAAAGVNAGVAPIPSWDGSHPYQALVGTKGMGLNAFSRNKEMAQKFLQFLATKEHAQVWYEMTDEVAPHTGVVYPEGSLQEIAFIATSTGQSMPNLPAFKTIWEPMADALKQIANGENPQAALEAAQNRIARDIEDVNRR
- a CDS encoding DUF1622 domain-containing protein, producing the protein MIYEHILDISTYAMNAVSVIILIYGVFRSGLRLIHIEFKKLKLSHKMAERQKVRAYLGSYILLSLEFLIAADIIATIAHPSSQEIIILAAVILMRTFISYFLGKEIEQAMHFEQKEEIE